CAGCGCAGTTGCTCCGCTTTGCTTTCCGTATGGATTCCAACCTTGAGCCCGGCATTGAGGACAGCCTGGAAGCTACGATCTACGTGGGGAACATCACCTTTCTACCCTAACCCCGGCCCCCCAATCATACCTGCCAGTAACACACAGGCGACCCGGCGACAAACAAAATTTTACCCAGCCTAAGGCCAGATCAGCAATCCGGCACCTGCTCCCGGTTGCACTCTCACAACTGGCTTTGGAAAACGGCTGGAGTCAGACCCCGGCCAGCGCCTGCACCTGAGCGATTACCGCGTCGATGATCTGCTCCTGGTACTCCTCGACACCGATCCACAGTGGCAGGCGCACCAGCCGTTCGCTAACGCTGGTTGTGACCGGCAGGTCGCCGCAAGCCCGGCTGTAACGCCGCCCCGCTGGGGCGCTGTGCAGCGGCACGTAATGGAATACGGTGTGAATCCCCGCTGCCTTTAGCCCGGCGATGAACGCCGTGCGCGTTTCCAGATCCGGCAGAAGCAGGTAATACATATGGGCGTTGTGGGTAACGCCGTCCGGAATCACGGGGCGGCGGACCAGCCCGGCTGCTTCCAGGCCGGCGAAGGCGTCATGATACGTCTGCCAGATTGCCAGCCGTCGTTCGGTGATCGTGTGCGCTTCCTCCATCTGTGCCCACAGGAAAGCCGCAGTCAGTTCATTCGGTAAGTAGGACGATCCCAGGTCAACCCAGGTGTACTTGTCCACCTCACCCCGGAAGAACGCACTACGGTTGGTGCCCTTCTCCCGGATGATCTCGGCCCGCTGGATGAAGCGCTCGTCGTTGACCAGCAGTGCGCCCCCCTCCCCGGAGATGACATTTTTCGTTTCATGAAAACTCAGGCAACCCAGATGCCCAATCGTTCCCAGCTCGCGCCCACCGTAGCGGGCCAGGATGCCGTGCGCGGCGTCCTCGATCACAATCAGGTCGTGGCGTGTGGCGATGGCCATGATCGTTTCCATCGCGCAACCGACGCCGGCATAATGCACGGGCAGAATGGCCCTCGTGCGCGGCGTGATCGCCGCCTCGATCTGGCTTTCATCCAGGTTGAGCGTATCCGGCCGGATGTCCACAAAGACTGGCACACCACCGCGCAGCACCACCGCATTGGCCGTGGAGACGAAGGTGAACGACGGCATGATCACCTCGTCGCCGGGCTGGATATCGGCCAGGATGGCCGCCATCTCCAGCGCCGCCGTACCGGAGTGAGTCAACATGGCTTTGCGCGCACCGGTTTGCGCCTCCAGCCAGGCGTTGCAGCGTTTGGTGAATGGGCCATCGCCGGAAAGATGGCCGTTCGCATGGGCCTGGGTAATGTAGTACAACTCTTTGCCGTTCATATACGGCTTGTTGAAAGGAATCATGGTTTTCTCGCCACCAGCAACAGCGACCCGCCAAACGGAAATGACACGCCGCGCTCAATGAGCAGGCGCTCGAAGTTCATTGTCGCCTCAAAAAGGCTGTTCAAAATGCCCCCGATGCTCAGCTCGCTGAGCAGCCGGTTTTCGCCCTCCCGCTGCAGCTTCCGGCGTGACACAACCATCAGCGGCAGCAACAGGCTGACAAACGAGGTGGTGCGCAGGATGTCAAACCCGGACGCTGACACTTCGCTCACCAGCTCCGCAGCGGAATAGCGTCGCACGTGGCGGGCATATTCGTCGGTCATACTCCACAGCGCCATATGCTGGGGAACGGTCAGGATGATACCACCGCCAGGGCGAACAGCCTGATGCATCTGCTGCAAAACGATCTGATCCGCCTCGATATGCTCCAGCACGTCAAAGGCCCCGATAACATCAAATTCGTTGCTGTAAGGCAGGGCGCTGGCATCCAGTTGCAGCAGCTCCACTGCACCAAGACGCTGCCGTGCAAACTCCAAACCAGCGGTATAGATTTCACTCCCCGTGATGGTCAGGTCGGCCCAGGCGGCCTGGATCGCTTCAAGGACAAATCCTGTGCCACAGCCTACCTCCAGAAAGCTCCGGGCCGTGGGAAAGTACCGCTGCAGCGCCCAGACGATCAGCCGATTGCGGGCACGAAACCAAAAGCTCGCTGCTTGCAGCGCGGCCAGCATCTGGAAGAACTCAGGCGAATGGCTCTCATTCTCTTCGGCCAGTTCAGGGGCAAAAGCGACGAAGCCTTTCAACCTTGGCGGCTCATGATAGCAGTGAGGGCAGCACCAATCGGGCGCTTCAAATTGACTCTGGCAGCTGAGACAGACTTTCAAAGCCGTTTGTCCTGTGGGTTATATCTTACCTCTACGGCTTGCTCAGATCGTTGGTCAGTCAAACCAGCGGTGAAAGGTATAGTAAGAATGGCTGGGTTCGAATCCAAGCCGAATCCAAACCCGCTGCGAGCGCGTGTTGGTCACCTGGGTAGACATCTGCATCCAGGCTGCGCCGCGCTCCCGGAACCAGTGCAGGCCGTAGGCCATCATCGCACGGCCCAGCCCCCGGCCCTGAAACTCGGTGGCCACGCCGTATAGCGGCCCCTCGCCGATCTCCGACGCGGTAAACTTGAGCGTCAGAAAACCGGCAACTTTGTCGCCTGCCTCGGCGACGAGCACCTCATCCGCCACTTCCCGCGAAAGCACCGACGCGCGCGCCCACGACGTATACACCGCGTCACAGGCGGCCCGATCCAGCCGCGGATCAGCATGAAAATGTCCATCATACCCCCTGAAGGCATCCGCGGCAATCTCCTCCACGCGGGGAGCATCTTCCGGACGGGCGGGCCGGATCACAACCCGATCAGCTGGGACCGGAGTAGGCAGCGCCCCACCGGTCAGGCTGCGCCGAAAGTAGAGCAGTGTATCCATTAACTGGCAACCCGCGGTTTCCAGCGCATGAACGGTTGGCACGTCATCCGTAGCGCAGCGCACGATCAACAGGCGCACATTTTCAGCTCTACAGCGCTCCAGGATCTCCCCGACTTCCGCTATCATCACCATGTCCAGCAGCGCTACACGCACACCGAACCGCTCTTCGTAGAGGGAAGGGATACGCAGGCTATTCGCCATCGTGCGTCTTCTCCTCAGCACCAAAGCCGATCACCTGGCTGACCACGCTCGACGGGCGGTTCATCGTCCGGCTGTACATCCGCGCCAGATATTCGCCGATGATACCCAGCGTGAGCAGTTGCGCACCGGAAAAGATGGCGATGATCGTCACCGTGAACGCAAACCCCGGTACAACCACTCCCTCCAGTAAAGCACGTCCAACCACATAGACCAGCACCAGCACGCCAAAGAAGGTCAGACTGAAGCCGAGCAGGCTGGCGAACTGCAATGG
This genomic interval from Anaerolineae bacterium contains the following:
- the rffA gene encoding dTDP-4-amino-4,6-dideoxygalactose transaminase, with product MIPFNKPYMNGKELYYITQAHANGHLSGDGPFTKRCNAWLEAQTGARKAMLTHSGTAALEMAAILADIQPGDEVIMPSFTFVSTANAVVLRGGVPVFVDIRPDTLNLDESQIEAAITPRTRAILPVHYAGVGCAMETIMAIATRHDLIVIEDAAHGILARYGGRELGTIGHLGCLSFHETKNVISGEGGALLVNDERFIQRAEIIREKGTNRSAFFRGEVDKYTWVDLGSSYLPNELTAAFLWAQMEEAHTITERRLAIWQTYHDAFAGLEAAGLVRRPVIPDGVTHNAHMYYLLLPDLETRTAFIAGLKAAGIHTVFHYVPLHSAPAGRRYSRACGDLPVTTSVSERLVRLPLWIGVEEYQEQIIDAVIAQVQALAGV
- a CDS encoding GNAT family N-acetyltransferase, giving the protein MANSLRIPSLYEERFGVRVALLDMVMIAEVGEILERCRAENVRLLIVRCATDDVPTVHALETAGCQLMDTLLYFRRSLTGGALPTPVPADRVVIRPARPEDAPRVEEIAADAFRGYDGHFHADPRLDRAACDAVYTSWARASVLSREVADEVLVAEAGDKVAGFLTLKFTASEIGEGPLYGVATEFQGRGLGRAMMAYGLHWFRERGAAWMQMSTQVTNTRSQRVWIRLGFEPSHSYYTFHRWFD
- a CDS encoding class I SAM-dependent methyltransferase: MLAALQAASFWFRARNRLIVWALQRYFPTARSFLEVGCGTGFVLEAIQAAWADLTITGSEIYTAGLEFARQRLGAVELLQLDASALPYSNEFDVIGAFDVLEHIEADQIVLQQMHQAVRPGGGIILTVPQHMALWSMTDEYARHVRRYSAAELVSEVSASGFDILRTTSFVSLLLPLMVVSRRKLQREGENRLLSELSIGGILNSLFEATMNFERLLIERGVSFPFGGSLLLVARKP